The sequence TCGATGTAAGTGCAGCTACCAATCGAAAAGAGCCGGAAGGCGACTCTTTTCTGAGACTTAAGCTTGAACTGCGGCTGACTGCGGCTTACTTGTGACTCTCTACGATGCTCGTCTACAGACATTGACTGGGCGCTTACCacgcctctgctgctgttcgacCTCACGTTGCTTGCTGGGCTTCCGGTTGCCGAGATCATTGTTCTCGTGCTCGCGGACGAAGTCATGATTGTGACGGGTGTGATTGCTGGTGTTCATCCGACCAAGACGGGCAAGTGGGGCTTCTTTACGTTTTCGTGCATCGCTTTCGCGTGGGTGTTGCTGCAACTCGTCACTTCGGGCCGCTCTACCGCCTTCCTTCGCAGCCCCAAGGTGGGTGGGCTGTACAACCAGGTCTCACTTGCTTTGGTGGTTGTCTGGACTGCTTATCCTGTTGCTTTTGCGCTGTGCGAGGGAACTGGAAAGCTCAACCCGGATGCAGAGATCCTCTTCTTTGCCATTCTCGATGTGATCGCTAAGCCTCTTTGGGGCGCTTGGCTGTTGCTCGCTACTCCGGACGAGGGACACGTGCTCGTACCCGAGTCGCTCTGCGCCCCTGCTGGCTCGCCCGCCTCGGGTGGCTACGGCGCCATCTCTCAGGAACCCCGCGCTGAAGACGCCTAAACCACTCGATTACCGCGTTGCACTCGCCCCTTGTGCATGCTGCAATAagcagagctgctcgacgctttcgCATCCCTTCACCTCGACCCGACCCGCGCTAACGCAATGTACCAGTCGAATACCCTTGAACTTGTCGGTCTCGCTGCCTCGCTCGTGCTCCTttctcgagatgctcgcgctcgcgctctcgctctcgcttccACTTCTCTTTGTCAGCTAACGTTGGCTTGAAAATCATCACCATGGCTGGATCTTTTATGCTCGAAATTTACGCTTTGCTGTGTGCTCCATTCACGgatcgtgactgtgacttggtTTGTGCTCGAGTGCGTACAAGGAATGTTGGTCGCCAGATGCGTAGGGCAGAGATAGCGGCAACCGTCTGCGAAGCAGAATTTGGAAACGGCTCAAGGTTAAACCTGTCGAACTGATGTGGGCAATGGCAAGCCGCTGGGATCAAGCTGATGTGCAAGCGGGTGAgtttatgtacatgagtgAAGAGAAATTCAACCGAGACAAGGTGGTTTGTACAAGGTGTGACAGGCTATCTCTTGTATCGCAACGGTCAAGttcaagcaagccaaacAGGGTAGTTGTGAGTGCGACTATAAGGCCTTCTTTTCGCTGGCGGCCGACTCGTCGGCAATACGCTTTTGAGCCAACTCGGTCTTCCTTCTTTCCTGTCTCCTGTGCTGACCCTTGGTAACGAGCGGTTTAGGCTTGACGTCAGCGAACAGACTCCAAAAGCTCTCGAGCGCATAGCTCCCCAGAAAGTCGATCGCCATGGCAGCCACCAGTCTGATCTGGTAGCCACTGTGCATCTTGACGAGTTGCAACCACTCGTTCAACTCGGGGACGAACTCGGTCGCACCGGCAATCGCAATTCCACCCACACTAACCAGTCCGTAATAAAGATACTTGTTTTCGCGAATCGACTCGCGCCATGGACGTCCGATGTAGTTGACCGCAAACGTCGAGATGGTTTGCGAAAGACCCAAAAGGTACACGCCCGTGTTGAGCA comes from Mycosarcoma maydis chromosome 1, whole genome shotgun sequence and encodes:
- a CDS encoding uncharacterized protein (related to Opsin-1), yielding MNSFYYDSVLDAFKKPEVGIPPIPPHLEHPIVSTQWGHTYLWVVFFIMAGFSLLFFISSQRASYRYRLMHTTTFFITAIAALSYFAMATGVGKTLSTIGGGHHAPREFYFARYIDWALTTPLLLFDLTLLAGLPVAEIIVLVLADEVMIVTGVIAGVHPTKTGKWGFFTFSCIAFAWVLLQLVTSGRSTAFLRSPKVGGLYNQVSLALVVVWTAYPVAFALCEGTGKLNPDAEILFFAILDVIAKPLWGAWLLLATPDEGHVLVPESLCAPAGSPASGGYGAISQEPRAEDA